The genomic window ATATTGAACGTCACAAGCCCTGCCCGCTCTTTCGGACCGTAAATCGTTAATCCTTCAATCGTCGCGAGCTGTTCAAGCGCATATTGCGCCAAACGATGTTCGTGCTCAGCGATATGATCTAAACCGACTTGCTCAAGAAAATCAATCGCAGCTCCTAAGCCGATCGCTCCAGCGATAATTGGTGTACCACCTTCGAATTTCCACGGAAGCTCTTTCCATGTTGACTCATACAAGCCGACAAAATCAATCATTTCTCCACCGAACTCAACAGGTTCCATTTGCTCAAGTAAACGTTTTTTTCCATATAACACACCGATACCTGTCGGACCGCACATTTTATGGCCTGAAAACGCATAAAAGTCACAATCGATGTCTTGCACGTTTACTTTCATGTGCGGAGTGCTTTGCGCTCCATCAACAACAACAACCGCGCCGTTCTTATGAGCAATTTGGGCAATTTCTTTTACTGGGTTGATTGTACCGAGCACGTTGGATACGTGCATGACAGCTACAATTTTCGTATTCGGTGTCACCGTTTGTTCGACATCTTCTAATCGAATCGTACCATCTGGTTGTAGCGGGATATACTTTAACGTTGCCCCTGTTTGTTTCGCAACTTGCTGCCAAGGGATAATGTTGCTATGGTGTTCCATGTACGTAATAACGATTTCATCGCCTTCACGCACATGAGCTCGACCATAGCTTGCCGCCACTAAGTTAATCGCCGTTGTCGTCCCGCGTGTAAAAATAATTTCTTCCGTCGAGGCAGCACCGATGAAGCGGCGCACTTTGTCGCGCGCCCCTTCGTAGGCATCAGTCGCCTTTGTACCA from Anoxybacillus gonensis includes these protein-coding regions:
- a CDS encoding cysteine desulfurase, whose translation is MNVKELRQLFPILDQQVNGKPLVYLDSAATSQKPLPVIEAIDNYYRQYNSNVHRGVHTLGTKATDAYEGARDKVRRFIGAASTEEIIFTRGTTTAINLVAASYGRAHVREGDEIVITYMEHHSNIIPWQQVAKQTGATLKYIPLQPDGTIRLEDVEQTVTPNTKIVAVMHVSNVLGTINPVKEIAQIAHKNGAVVVVDGAQSTPHMKVNVQDIDCDFYAFSGHKMCGPTGIGVLYGKKRLLEQMEPVEFGGEMIDFVGLYESTWKELPWKFEGGTPIIAGAIGLGAAIDFLEQVGLDHIAEHEHRLAQYALEQLATIEGLTIYGPKERAGLVTFNIDGVHPHDVATVLDAEGIAVRAGHHCAQPLMKWLNVTATARASFYLYNTEEEIDALVSALKKTKEYFSYVF